Proteins encoded together in one Pongo abelii isolate AG06213 chromosome 8, NHGRI_mPonAbe1-v2.0_pri, whole genome shotgun sequence window:
- the FRAT1 gene encoding proto-oncogene FRAT1, translated as MPCRREEEEEAGEEAEGEEEEEDSFLLLQQSVPLGSSGEVDRLVAQIGETLQLDAAQHSPASPCGPPGAPLRAPGPLAAAVPADKARPPAVPLLLPPVSAETVGPAPPGVLRCALGDRGRVRGRAAPYCVAELATGPSALSPLPPQADLDGPPGAGKQGIPQPLSGPCRRGWLRGAAASRRLQQRRGSQPETRTGDDDPHRLLQQLVLSGNLIKEAVRRLHSRRLQLRAKLPQRPLLGPLSAPVHEPPSPRSPRAACSDPGASGRAQLRTGDGVLVPGS; from the coding sequence ATGCCGTGccggagggaggaggaagaggaagccgGCGAGGAGgcggagggggaggaagaggaggaggacagcTTCCTCCTACTGCAGCAGTCAGTGCCGCTGGGCAGCTCGGGCGAGGTGGACCGGCTGGTGGCCCAGATCGGCGAGACGCTGCAGCTGGACGCGGCGCAGCACAGCCCGGCCTCGCCGTGCGGGCCCCCGGGGGCGCCGCTGCGGGCCCCGGGGCCCCTGGCTGCGGCGGTGCCGGCGGACAAGGCCAGGCCCCCGGCGGtgccgctgctgctgccgccCGTGTCGGCGGAGACTGTGGGCCCGGCGCCCCCTGGGGTCCTGCGCTGCGCCCTGGGGGACCGCGGCCGCGTGCGGGGCCGCGCTGCGCCCTACTGCGTGGCCGAGCTCGCCACAGGCCCCAGCGCGCTGTCCCCACTGCCCCCTCAGGCCGACCTTGATGGGCCTCCGGGAGCTGGCAAGCAGGGCATCCCGCAGCCGCTGTCGGGTCCGTGCCGGCGAGGATGGCTCCGGGGCGCCGCCGCCTCCCGCCGCTTGCAGCAGCGACGCGGGTCCCAACCAGAAACCCGCACAGGCGACGACGACCCGCACCGGCTTCTGCAGCAGCTAGTGCTCTCTGGAAACCTCATCAAGGAGGCCGTGCGAAGGCTTCATTCGCGACGGCTGCAGTTACGTGCAAAGCTTCCCCAACGCCCGCTCTTGGGACCTCTGTCGGCCCCGGTGCATGAACCCCCTTCGCCTCGCAGCCCTCGCGCGGCCTGCAGTGACCCTGGCGCCTCCGGGAGGGCGCAGCTCAGAACTGGCGACGGCGTTCTTGTGCCTGGCAGCTAA